The following are from one region of the Coffea eugenioides isolate CCC68of chromosome 2, Ceug_1.0, whole genome shotgun sequence genome:
- the LOC113760805 gene encoding heterogeneous nuclear ribonucleoprotein R — MPPRAAKKLPPGPGSKRGGRGGRGAGRAQAKAQEPVDEPIKVEEVRAVEYKRSPPPPFTVAESKKEAKLEKEPEVKSVDNGVASRRKDDDVKESGDEFERGERLDLEDNDPEYEPEEYGSVDYDEKEIEQEDAREELDEIEEDPVEEEADIVEEEIEDVQEELEGEEDDEHDVEERAEMVDNEEEEDHHELVKERRKRKEFEIFVGGLDKDATEDDLRKVFSEVGEVTEVRLMMNPQTKKNKGFAFLRFATVGQAKRACSELKNPVVHGKQCGVTPSQDSDTLFLGNICKTWTKEALKEKLKQYGIENIEDLTLVEDSNNDGLNRGFAFLEFSSRSDAMDAFKRLQKRDVVFGVDRPAKVSFADSFIDPGDEIMAQVKTVFVDGIPSSWDEDQVRKLLKTYGDIEKVELARNMPSAKRKDFGFVTFTTHDAAVTCAKSINNEELGEGDSKAKVRARLSRPLQRGKGKHIARGDYRPGRGPVRAVRGPWSRPVPHAIPVRGTRGVPPRMPPVVDRGFRRPAGFRDRRPVMDIPPPRARAVAPPPRSYERRPPVEPYPKSSLKRDYGRREELPPRSRAAAEYSSRVPADRRASYREDYSSRGSGYPDLSRVPSRPVPRRDYVDDGYGQRYDRPPPAYRESRGREYDSMPGSKRPYSALDDVPPRYVEAGVRQSRARLDYDLSGSGSASQYGDAYGDRLGRSSVGYGGSRSSMSSQDSHGLYGGRQAMGYGGGSYSGSDVSGMYSSGFSGDYMPRGSDVGGSSYSSLYSGRGMGGSSYMGSGGSGSYY; from the exons ATGCCTCCAAGAGCGGCGAAGAAATTGCCCCCGGGGCCGGGGTCAAAGAGGGGTGGAAGAGGCGGGAGAGGGGCCGGGAGGGCCCAAGCCAAAGCGCAAGAGCCCGTTGATGAACCTATCAAAGTAGAGGAGGTACGTGCCGTGGAATATAAAAGGTCACCGCCGCCACCTTTCACGGTGGCGGAGTCGAAGAAAGAGGCGAAGTTGGAGAAGGAGCCTGAGGTTAAATCAGTGGACAACGGAGTTGCTTCTCGGAGAA AAGATGACGATGTGAAAGAGTCTGGTGATGAGTTTGAAAGGGGTGAGAGGTTAGATTTGGAGGATAATGATCCTGAGTATGAGCCAGAAGAGTATGGCAGTGTTGACTATGATGAGAAGGAAATTGAGCAGGAGGATGCTCGAGAAGAATTGGATGAAATAGAAGAAGACCCTGTTGAGGAAGAGGCTGACATAGTTGAGGAGGAAATTGAAGATGTTCAAGAGGAGCTTGAGGGTGAGGAAGATGATGAGCATGATGTTGAGGAGCGTGCTGAGATGGTTgacaatgaagaagaagaggaccACCATGAGCTTGTCAAAGAAAGGCGCAAGAGAAAGGAGTTTGAGATTTTTGTTGGGGGTTTAGACAAGGATGCTACTGAGGATGATCTTAGGAAAGTCTTCAGTGAAGTTGGTGAGGTTACTGAAGTTAGGCTGATGATGAATCCTCAGACTAAGAAGAACAAGGGATTTGCCTTCCTCCGTTTTGCAACTGTAGGACAAGCTAAACGAGCTTGTTCAGAGCTCAAAAATCCAGTG GTGCATGGAAAGCAATGTGGTGTTACTCCAAGTCAAGACAGTGATACTCTATTCCTGGGTAATATTTGCAAAACGTGGACAAAGGAGGCT TTGAAAGAGAAGTTAAAGCAGTATGGCATTGAAAACATTGAGGATCTTACATTGGTTGAGGACAGTAACAATGATGGACTGAATCGAGGCTTTGCTTTTCTTGAGTTTTCTTCTCGTTCTGATGCCATGGATGCTTTTAAACGTTTACAGAAGAGAGATGTTGTGTTTGGAGTTGATAGGCCTGCTAAGGTTTCTTTTGCAGATTCCTTCATTGACCCTGGTGATGAGATCATGGCTCAG GTGAAAACGGTTTTTGTGGATGGGATTCCCTCTTCTTGGGATGAGGATCAAGTACGTAAACTTCTGAAGACCTATGGTGATATTGAAAAGGTTGAGCTTGCACGCAACATGCCATCGGCCAAAAGAAAGGATTTTGGATTTGTCACGTTTACCACCCATGATGCTGCAGTTACATGTGCCAAAAGCATCAATAACGAAGAGCTGGGTGAAGGAGATAGCAAG GCAAAAGTTAGGGCCAGATTGTCTAGGCCACTTCAGAGGGGCAAAGGAAAACATATTGCTCGTGGGGACTATCGACCTGGCCGTGGGCCTGTTCGGGCTGTAAGGGGTCCATGGAGCCGTCCAGTTCCACATGCTATCCCTGTTCGTGGAACAAGAGGTGTTCCACCACGTATGCCACCTGTTGTGGATCGTGGATTTAGAAGGCCTGCTGGTTTCAGAGATAGACGCCCAGTTATGGACATTCCACCACCTAGGGCCAGAGCTGTGGCTCCCCCTCCAAGGTCCTATGAGAGGAGACCACCTG TTGAACCATATCCTAAGAGTAGCTTGAAAAGGGATTATGGTCGCCGTGAAGAGCTTCCACCAAGGAGTAGAGCAGCTGCAGAGTATAGTTCTAGAGTTCCTGCTGACAGGCGTGCATCATATAGGGAAGACTATTCATCTCGTGGATCTGGCTACCCTGATCTGTCTAGAGTTCCTTCTCGTCCAGTGCCAAGAAGGGATTATGTTGATGATGGTTATGGGCAAAGATATGATAGGCCACCTCCAGCCTACCGTGAAAGCCGTGGCCGGGAATACGATTCAATGCCTGGGTCAAAGCGTCCATACAGTGCCTTG GATGACGTACCTCCACGCTATGTGGAGGCAGGGGTACGCCAATCTCGTGCTCGTTTGGATTATGATCTTAGTGGCAGTGGCAGTGCTTCTCAATATGGGGATGCTTATGGTGATAG ACTTGGGAGGTCCAGTGTAGGATATGGTGGTAGCCGAAGTTCCATGTCCAGTCAAGATTCCCATGGGCTTTATGGTGGCCGCCAGGCCATGGGATATGGTGGAG GCTCCTATAGTGGTAGTGATGTTAGTGGGATGTACTCATCAGGCTTTAGTGGTGATTACATGCCTCGTGGTAGTGAC GTTGGTGGAAGCTCATATTCTTCACTCTATTCTGGTCGTGGCATGGGTGGTAGTAGTTATATGGGAAGTGGTGGTTCTGGATCTTACTATTGA